A genomic segment from Leptolyngbya boryana PCC 6306 encodes:
- a CDS encoding homogentisate 1,2-dioxygenase, whose product MTYYYRLGTIPHKRHTQFRASNGSLYHEELMGIRGFTGIQSLLYHLYPPTQVYKVFLEQTIALEFEEVGALRHRHFRTQKALSEGDAISSRIPLMANGEVCISVAQPTEPMSYWYRFAHGDEVIFIHEGSGLLESQYGELHYHPGDYLVIPTGVMWRILPDSSTAQRMLVIEAQGHIEPPARYLNRYGQFLEHAPYSERDLRPPETLAPHDEMGEFEVRVKARDRITTYLYHHHPLDVTGWDGYLYPYAFNIADFEPVTGRIHQPPPVHQTFEAPGFVICSFVPRLFDYHPLAIPAPYNHSNVDSDEVLYYVEGNFMSRKGIERSSMTVHPNGIPHGPHPGMYEGSIGKERTDELAVMIDTFRPLKLTRQAVELEDMQYPYSWAA is encoded by the coding sequence ATGACGTACTATTATCGGCTCGGTACAATTCCCCACAAGCGACATACCCAATTTCGTGCGTCAAATGGTTCACTCTATCACGAAGAATTGATGGGGATTCGCGGCTTTACGGGTATTCAATCGCTGCTCTATCATTTGTACCCGCCAACGCAAGTTTATAAGGTGTTTCTGGAGCAAACGATCGCGCTTGAGTTTGAAGAGGTTGGGGCACTGCGTCATCGTCATTTTCGGACTCAGAAAGCATTGAGTGAAGGAGATGCGATCTCATCTCGCATTCCTCTGATGGCAAATGGAGAGGTCTGTATTTCAGTCGCACAACCGACAGAGCCAATGTCGTATTGGTATCGATTTGCTCATGGGGATGAAGTCATCTTTATTCATGAAGGGAGTGGTTTACTAGAAAGCCAGTACGGTGAACTGCACTATCATCCGGGCGATTATTTGGTGATTCCAACTGGAGTGATGTGGCGAATTCTGCCGGATAGTAGTACGGCTCAGCGCATGTTAGTCATCGAAGCTCAAGGACATATTGAGCCGCCTGCTCGGTATCTGAATCGATATGGGCAATTCCTAGAACATGCACCTTACAGTGAACGAGATTTGCGCCCACCCGAAACTTTAGCTCCTCACGATGAGATGGGTGAGTTTGAAGTGCGAGTTAAGGCGCGCGATCGCATTACGACCTATCTTTATCATCATCATCCGCTCGATGTGACAGGTTGGGATGGCTATCTTTATCCTTATGCTTTTAACATTGCTGATTTTGAACCCGTGACTGGGCGAATTCATCAACCACCGCCTGTACATCAGACCTTTGAAGCGCCGGGGTTTGTCATTTGTTCGTTTGTTCCTCGGTTGTTTGACTACCATCCGCTCGCCATTCCTGCGCCCTACAATCATTCCAATGTCGATTCGGATGAAGTGCTCTACTACGTTGAGGGCAATTTTATGTCTCGTAAGGGGATTGAGCGATCGTCGATGACAGTACATCCGAACGGCATTCCGCATGGGCCACATCCCGGCATGTACGAAGGCTCGATCGGTAAAGAGCGCACGGATGAACTTGCTGTCATGATCGATACGTTTCGTCCGCTAAAACTGACTCGACAAGCAGTGGAGCTAGAAGATATGCAATATCCCTACAGTTGGGCTGCTTGA
- a CDS encoding DUF3865 domain-containing protein produces MSPVLTTLSTHLSISDRIQERLHQGKLTQQQVDDFQDFLQQVECDFLRHPIITDNAYTRWFQAGKATDEQLRYFIRQFSVFSNQFLIAALLKVINSPTLQQSRASREVLLNELGVIYRKLQGTDNAQTVKTEEEKDREGDPEVVSTEGTVDGGICRFRAAHFEWLATVAEGIGLHYEEIGQRKHGSPATLHFCDELQRLYGSDDPNVAEGASFAVENWAAAGFWQELEDGLTRIKQTRHPSLHLAFFTWHNRVEAQHAEHTLEELEAVYFKPEFDRTKFIQGGQQILDAIAVFWNGLEHDRTH; encoded by the coding sequence ATGTCTCCGGTTCTCACTACTCTCTCGACACATTTATCGATCTCCGATCGAATTCAGGAGCGCTTGCATCAGGGGAAATTAACTCAACAACAAGTTGATGACTTTCAGGACTTTCTTCAACAAGTTGAGTGCGACTTTTTGCGGCATCCGATTATCACAGATAACGCTTATACACGCTGGTTTCAAGCAGGCAAAGCTACAGATGAGCAATTACGGTATTTTATTCGTCAGTTCTCTGTGTTCTCGAATCAATTTCTGATTGCAGCATTGTTGAAAGTCATTAACTCTCCAACGCTTCAACAATCACGAGCAAGCCGCGAGGTTTTACTAAATGAGCTAGGTGTGATTTATCGCAAGTTGCAAGGGACAGACAATGCTCAAACCGTTAAAACAGAGGAGGAAAAAGATCGAGAAGGTGATCCTGAAGTGGTCAGCACAGAAGGAACGGTTGATGGTGGAATCTGTCGCTTTCGGGCTGCTCATTTTGAATGGTTAGCAACGGTTGCAGAAGGAATTGGCTTGCACTATGAGGAGATTGGGCAACGTAAGCACGGTAGTCCTGCCACACTACATTTCTGTGATGAATTGCAACGGCTCTATGGCAGTGATGATCCGAATGTAGCGGAAGGTGCTAGCTTTGCAGTTGAAAATTGGGCAGCAGCAGGGTTCTGGCAAGAGCTAGAAGATGGGTTGACGCGCATCAAGCAAACTCGGCATCCCTCTCTGCATTTAGCATTCTTTACTTGGCATAATCGTGTGGAAGCTCAACATGCAGAACATACGTTAGAGGAACTCGAAGCCGTGTACTTCAAGCCAGAGTTCGATCGCACTAAATTCATTCAGGGAGGACAACAAATTCTAGATGCGATCGCTGTTTTTTGGAATGGGTTAGAGCACGATCGCACTCATTGA
- the fahA gene encoding fumarylacetoacetase — protein sequence MTCAIDFTHDPNLRSWVHSANQADTDFPIQNLPFGIFQAQNRSETPHIGVAIGDQILDLMACQKLGRLEELPEALQAACCASTLNSLMAMGKPASLRLRHHLSQLLRVGQAPDSRILVSMSDAQLLLPATIGDYTDFYASIFHATNVGKLFRPDNPLLPNYKYVPIAYHGRASSIVPTGTSIKRPHGQQKPANRSTPTFAPTQMLDYELEVGCFVGKGNDLGDTISIDQAEDHLFGLCLVNDWSARDIQAWEYQPLGPFLSKSFATTLSPWVVTMEALAPFRGTAFTRSVDDPPILPYLMSSSNQSTGGISIKLEVMLSSAKMRQENIAPLRLSQSNFQHMYWTVAQMLTHHASNGCNLRPGDLFSSGTISGNETGTQGCLLELTQRGTQPITLPTGEVRSFLVEGDEVTLQGYCEEKGYVKIGMGQCQGRIAQT from the coding sequence ATGACCTGCGCGATTGATTTTACTCACGATCCAAATTTGCGGAGTTGGGTTCACTCTGCAAATCAAGCCGACACTGATTTCCCAATTCAGAATCTTCCTTTTGGAATATTTCAAGCCCAAAATCGTTCTGAAACACCGCATATTGGTGTTGCGATCGGCGATCAAATTCTCGATCTCATGGCTTGCCAGAAACTTGGGCGACTTGAGGAACTACCAGAAGCTCTGCAAGCTGCCTGCTGTGCTTCGACCTTAAACTCATTGATGGCGATGGGGAAGCCAGCCTCGTTACGCCTGCGCCATCATCTCAGCCAATTACTTCGTGTCGGACAAGCTCCCGATAGCAGAATCCTTGTTTCGATGTCAGACGCACAATTGCTTTTGCCTGCCACGATCGGCGATTACACAGATTTCTACGCTTCTATTTTTCACGCAACCAATGTGGGTAAGCTATTTCGCCCCGACAATCCCCTACTGCCGAACTATAAATATGTCCCGATCGCGTATCACGGACGAGCATCATCCATTGTTCCAACTGGCACTTCAATCAAACGTCCCCACGGTCAGCAGAAACCAGCAAATCGCTCAACTCCGACATTTGCCCCGACTCAAATGTTGGACTACGAGCTTGAAGTCGGTTGCTTTGTGGGAAAAGGAAATGACTTAGGAGACACCATCTCGATCGATCAAGCAGAAGACCACTTATTCGGCTTATGCCTCGTAAATGATTGGTCGGCGCGAGACATTCAAGCTTGGGAATACCAGCCCCTTGGTCCTTTTCTGTCTAAAAGCTTTGCCACTACACTCTCTCCCTGGGTTGTGACGATGGAAGCTCTTGCTCCATTTCGAGGCACTGCATTTACAAGGTCAGTCGATGATCCGCCAATTCTGCCTTATCTCATGTCATCTTCTAATCAAAGTACAGGTGGGATTTCCATAAAACTAGAAGTCATGTTGTCTTCTGCAAAAATGCGTCAAGAGAACATCGCCCCCTTGCGTCTAAGTCAGAGCAACTTCCAACATATGTATTGGACAGTGGCACAAATGCTCACCCATCATGCGAGTAATGGCTGCAATCTTCGCCCTGGAGATTTATTTTCTAGCGGAACAATTTCAGGCAATGAAACAGGGACTCAAGGCTGCTTGTTAGAACTCACGCAACGAGGAACACAGCCGATCACGCTTCCAACGGGAGAAGTGCGATCGTTTCTAGTCGAAGGAGATGAAGTTACGCTTCAGGGCTATTGTGAAGAAAAGGGGTACGTCAAGATTGGGATGGGTCAATGTCAGGGCAGGATTGCGCAAACTTAA
- a CDS encoding pyridoxal phosphate-dependent aminotransferase encodes MELAERMSRLGTESAFDVFAKAQRLEAQGRSIIHLEIGQPDFPTPFPICEAAFRAMKDGYTGYTPAAGLLALREAIAEHISTTRNVEIHPDEVVVTPGAKPIIFFTLMALVNEGDEVIYPDPGFPIYQSVINFVGAQGIPLPLREEVGFRFHLDDLINAISARTRLLILNSPQNPTGGLLQAEDLAAIAELADRHNFYVLSDEIYSRILYEGKHISLIQFPGMKARTILLDGYSKTYAMTGWRLGYGVIPKHLVEGIVRLMINCNSCTCAFTQMAGIEALRGSQDFVNQMVAEFKHRRDTIVDGLNAIEGIHCLKPAGAFYVFPNVKDLPLSCNELADYFLNEAGVSLLAGTAFGKFGDGYLRISYANSLENLQVAIDRMRAAVMKL; translated from the coding sequence ATGGAACTTGCAGAACGCATGAGTCGATTAGGAACAGAATCTGCTTTTGATGTTTTTGCCAAAGCACAACGGCTAGAAGCTCAAGGACGATCGATTATTCATCTAGAAATTGGGCAACCCGACTTCCCTACGCCATTTCCGATTTGTGAAGCAGCATTCCGGGCGATGAAAGATGGCTATACGGGCTATACTCCGGCAGCGGGATTGCTCGCATTGCGAGAAGCGATCGCTGAACATATTTCAACCACCAGAAATGTTGAAATTCATCCAGACGAAGTTGTGGTTACGCCTGGAGCTAAGCCGATTATCTTCTTTACGCTCATGGCGTTAGTCAATGAAGGCGATGAGGTAATTTACCCAGATCCAGGCTTTCCGATTTACCAATCGGTGATCAATTTTGTGGGTGCTCAAGGCATTCCTTTACCACTTCGCGAAGAAGTCGGATTTCGCTTTCATTTAGATGATTTGATCAATGCAATCTCTGCTCGAACTCGCTTACTCATTCTCAATTCTCCTCAAAATCCTACAGGAGGATTATTGCAAGCTGAAGATTTAGCAGCGATCGCAGAACTTGCCGATCGACATAATTTTTATGTTCTCTCTGATGAAATCTATTCTCGAATTCTTTATGAAGGTAAACATATTAGCCTGATTCAATTTCCTGGGATGAAAGCTCGTACTATTCTACTCGATGGTTATTCTAAAACTTATGCAATGACAGGATGGCGGCTTGGCTATGGTGTGATTCCTAAACATCTTGTTGAGGGAATCGTTCGTCTGATGATTAATTGCAACTCTTGTACTTGCGCCTTTACTCAGATGGCTGGCATCGAAGCGCTGCGAGGCTCACAAGATTTTGTCAATCAAATGGTCGCTGAGTTCAAGCACCGACGAGATACGATCGTTGATGGTTTAAACGCGATCGAAGGAATTCATTGCCTCAAGCCTGCGGGTGCATTCTATGTCTTTCCAAATGTGAAAGATTTACCTTTGTCGTGCAATGAACTAGCAGATTACTTTCTCAATGAAGCAGGCGTTTCACTCCTAGCAGGCACAGCCTTTGGCAAATTTGGCGATGGCTATCTCAGAATTTCTTATGCGAATTCGTTAGAAAATCTTCAAGTCGCGATCGACCGAATGCGCGCAGCAGTCATGAAATTGTAA
- the hppD gene encoding 4-hydroxyphenylpyruvate dioxygenase, with protein MAELFSILCFDHLEFYVGNARQAASFYETFFQFTNIAYRGLETGSRKVASYVMQQGAIRLVLSTALNSDHPIAQSVLKHGDHVAVIAVQVPNVVDAYQHVTTRGAIAAIPPTLAEDETGILHYAAIHIYGDVLLKFVDRQNYRGIFAPQFQARHSALPNHDAGLQTIDHIVGNVEQGEMEHWVKFFADTMGFQLLVGFDDAAISTEYSALMSKVVQDGSGKIKLPINEPALRKGKSQIQEYLEFHQGAGVQHIAYSTHNIVETVTKLKQSGVEFLNVPRSYYEDLETRVGKINESIDRLAELGILVDRDQEGYLLQIFTQPVEDRPTLFFEIIERHGAQSFGEGNFKALFEAIEREQALRGNL; from the coding sequence ATGGCTGAGTTATTTTCTATTTTATGTTTTGATCACCTTGAGTTTTATGTTGGCAACGCAAGGCAGGCAGCAAGTTTTTATGAAACGTTCTTTCAATTCACAAACATAGCGTATCGGGGCTTAGAAACAGGGAGTCGCAAAGTTGCTTCGTATGTCATGCAGCAAGGCGCAATTCGATTAGTTCTCAGTACAGCGCTGAATTCTGATCATCCGATTGCTCAGAGTGTGTTGAAGCACGGCGATCATGTCGCTGTGATTGCTGTGCAAGTGCCGAATGTTGTGGATGCTTATCAACATGTAACTACGCGAGGAGCGATCGCTGCAATACCGCCAACTCTTGCAGAAGACGAAACAGGAATTCTGCACTATGCAGCGATTCACATCTATGGAGATGTACTTCTCAAGTTTGTCGATCGACAGAACTATCGAGGCATTTTTGCACCCCAGTTTCAAGCTCGACATTCAGCGCTACCAAATCATGACGCAGGGCTTCAAACCATTGATCATATTGTTGGCAATGTTGAACAAGGTGAAATGGAACATTGGGTGAAGTTTTTTGCTGACACAATGGGCTTTCAGTTGTTGGTTGGCTTTGATGATGCGGCGATTTCGACTGAGTATTCAGCATTGATGTCGAAAGTGGTGCAAGATGGCTCTGGTAAGATTAAACTCCCGATTAATGAACCTGCTTTAAGAAAAGGAAAATCGCAGATTCAGGAGTATTTGGAATTTCATCAAGGGGCGGGAGTGCAGCATATTGCTTACTCAACTCACAACATTGTAGAGACGGTTACAAAACTCAAACAGTCAGGCGTTGAGTTTCTGAATGTCCCACGCTCCTACTACGAAGATTTAGAAACACGAGTTGGCAAGATTAATGAATCGATTGATCGGCTAGCAGAACTCGGAATTTTAGTCGATCGCGATCAGGAGGGTTATTTACTCCAAATATTTACACAGCCTGTTGAAGACCGTCCGACTTTGTTCTTTGAAATCATTGAGCGTCATGGTGCTCAAAGCTTTGGTGAAGGCAATTTCAAAGCTTTATTTGAGGCGATCGAACGTGAACAAGCCCTGCGAGGAAATCTCTAG
- a CDS encoding AMP-binding protein, whose protein sequence is MHQELSPVWVPSIEQIQATNIAALMQDLKIHTYADLHSWSIRDRAAFWDVMIQRLGIRFQEPYTQIVDLSQGVEFSQWLVNARLNIVESCFQASEDKTAIVFQSEGGSLHTWTYKQLQSLTNRVANSLVELGFQPGDAIAIAMPMTAESVAIYLGIIKAGCVVVSIADSFAAVEIATRLHIANTKAIFTQDFICRGGKQLPLYSKVIEANAPKAIVLSQHSASTVELRSCDLTWSDFLSPNEIFDAVPMSPTAHINILFSSGTTGEPKAIPWTQTTPIKCTVDGHLHQDIHPSDVVAWSTNVGWMMGPWLIFASLMNRATIALYDGAPTTREYGQFIQAAQVTILGVVPSLVRVWKTTNCMQELNWSAIKAFSSTGECSNSQDMQYLMSLASNKPVIEYCGGTEIGGAYITGTLVQPCIPATFTTPALGLDFTILDADGHSADEGEAFIIPPSIGLSTELLNKDHHQIYFADGLDQSSLRRHGDYLKRLPNGYYQMGGRADDTMNLGGIKISSAEIEQVLNTVVGIRETAAISTPYHSQGIVSSEGGPSQLVVYAVVEPNLQKTQAELKAVLQIAIAQRLNPLFKICDLVIVEALPRTSSNKVMRRVLRDQFNTIHSKRCTAWNLQNA, encoded by the coding sequence ATGCACCAAGAACTCTCTCCTGTCTGGGTTCCATCAATCGAACAAATTCAGGCAACGAATATTGCAGCACTGATGCAGGATTTGAAGATTCACACCTATGCAGATCTGCATTCTTGGTCAATTCGCGATCGTGCAGCTTTCTGGGATGTGATGATTCAACGGCTTGGAATTCGTTTTCAGGAGCCGTATACGCAGATTGTTGATTTATCACAGGGTGTAGAGTTTTCGCAATGGCTTGTGAATGCTCGATTAAATATTGTTGAAAGCTGTTTTCAAGCTAGTGAAGATAAAACCGCGATCGTGTTTCAATCAGAAGGCGGTTCGCTGCACACTTGGACTTACAAGCAATTACAGTCACTTACGAATCGGGTTGCAAATAGCTTAGTCGAATTAGGATTTCAGCCTGGTGATGCAATTGCGATCGCGATGCCGATGACGGCTGAATCTGTCGCAATTTACTTAGGAATTATCAAAGCGGGTTGTGTTGTTGTGTCGATCGCGGATAGTTTTGCAGCAGTTGAAATTGCGACTCGATTACATATCGCGAACACTAAAGCAATTTTTACTCAGGACTTCATTTGTCGGGGTGGAAAGCAGTTACCGCTTTATAGCAAGGTTATTGAAGCGAATGCTCCAAAAGCGATCGTACTTTCTCAACACTCAGCTTCAACGGTTGAATTGCGATCTTGCGACTTAACTTGGAGTGATTTTCTCAGTCCGAATGAGATCTTTGATGCGGTTCCTATGTCTCCCACAGCCCATATTAATATCCTGTTTTCTTCTGGCACAACCGGAGAGCCTAAAGCCATTCCCTGGACACAAACAACACCGATCAAATGTACAGTTGATGGGCATTTGCACCAAGATATCCATCCGAGCGATGTCGTTGCTTGGTCAACCAATGTAGGCTGGATGATGGGACCTTGGCTGATCTTTGCAAGCTTGATGAACCGAGCTACGATCGCGCTTTATGATGGCGCACCGACGACGCGAGAATATGGTCAATTTATCCAAGCTGCTCAGGTTACTATCTTGGGTGTTGTACCGAGTTTAGTCCGAGTTTGGAAAACGACGAATTGTATGCAGGAATTGAATTGGAGCGCGATTAAAGCTTTTAGTTCGACAGGCGAATGCTCGAATTCTCAAGATATGCAGTATTTAATGTCTCTTGCGAGCAACAAGCCAGTGATTGAATACTGTGGTGGGACAGAAATTGGCGGAGCTTACATCACGGGCACTCTTGTTCAGCCTTGTATTCCAGCAACTTTTACAACACCTGCGCTAGGCTTAGATTTTACAATTCTAGATGCTGATGGTCATTCCGCAGATGAAGGAGAAGCTTTTATCATTCCACCTTCGATCGGGCTGTCTACAGAGTTGTTGAATAAAGACCATCATCAGATCTATTTTGCTGACGGACTTGATCAATCGTCTTTGCGTCGGCATGGGGATTATCTGAAGCGATTGCCGAATGGTTACTATCAGATGGGCGGTCGGGCGGACGACACCATGAATTTGGGTGGAATTAAAATCAGTTCAGCAGAGATTGAACAAGTGCTAAACACGGTTGTAGGCATTCGTGAAACCGCAGCGATTAGCACTCCGTACCATAGCCAAGGCATCGTCTCTTCTGAAGGTGGACCGAGCCAGCTTGTTGTGTATGCCGTTGTTGAGCCGAACCTACAGAAAACACAAGCAGAACTCAAAGCAGTGTTACAAATCGCGATCGCTCAACGCCTCAATCCGTTATTCAAAATTTGTGACTTGGTGATTGTAGAAGCTTTGCCTCGCACTTCATCGAATAAAGTCATGCGGCGAGTTCTGCGCGATCAATTCAACACAATTCATTCAAAGAGGTGTACCGCATGGAACTTGCAGAACGCATGA
- a CDS encoding cysteine desulfurase-like protein → MTIFDLDWIRAQFPALRQEMNGHPVAFLDGPGGTQVSQGVIDAIANYFTTSNSNLHGAFATSVRTEALVEQARLAVSDFLGCDRDEVVFGANMTTLTFAISRSIGRELQPGDEIVVTTLDHDANVAPWLALQERGVIVRIVDIHESDCTLDMLDLEHQITERTKLVAISYASNAVGTINDVKRAVQLAHAVGAWVFVDAVHYAPHGLIDVRSLDCDFLVCSAYKFFGPHVGIFYGKREHLARLQPYKPRPAPEEVPFRWETGTQNFEGLAGVVATIEYLAELGRHVSPIVTNRRSALAAAMQAIQNHERSLSEYLIPHLLEIPGVTLYGITERSQLNWRTPTFGLRIAGYSPAEIAKILGDRGIFAWNGNFYALNLTQRLGIEKSGGLVRIGCTHYNTIEEIQRLLHTLHDVAQPSVVA, encoded by the coding sequence ATGACTATTTTTGATCTAGACTGGATTCGCGCCCAATTCCCCGCTCTGCGTCAAGAAATGAATGGGCATCCAGTCGCATTTTTGGATGGACCCGGCGGGACTCAAGTTTCGCAGGGAGTAATTGATGCGATCGCGAACTACTTCACTACGTCGAATTCTAATTTGCACGGAGCTTTTGCGACCAGCGTACGAACTGAGGCTCTAGTCGAACAAGCACGACTAGCAGTTTCGGATTTTCTAGGCTGCGATCGTGATGAAGTTGTGTTTGGAGCCAACATGACGACGCTGACGTTTGCAATTAGTCGATCAATTGGTCGAGAATTGCAGCCTGGGGATGAGATTGTTGTGACAACGCTTGATCACGATGCCAATGTCGCGCCTTGGTTAGCACTTCAAGAACGAGGTGTCATTGTTCGCATAGTTGATATTCATGAGAGCGACTGCACTCTGGATATGCTGGATTTAGAACATCAGATCACGGAACGCACAAAGCTAGTCGCGATCAGCTATGCCTCAAACGCAGTTGGTACGATCAACGATGTTAAAAGAGCAGTTCAACTCGCTCATGCTGTAGGAGCATGGGTATTTGTTGATGCAGTTCACTATGCACCTCATGGGTTGATTGATGTTCGATCGCTAGACTGTGATTTCCTCGTTTGCTCTGCCTACAAATTTTTTGGACCGCATGTTGGCATTTTCTACGGCAAACGAGAGCATTTAGCTCGTCTACAGCCTTACAAGCCTCGCCCTGCTCCTGAAGAAGTTCCATTTCGATGGGAAACCGGAACACAAAACTTTGAGGGACTGGCAGGAGTTGTAGCCACGATCGAGTATTTAGCTGAGTTAGGGAGACACGTTTCACCGATCGTTACCAATCGGCGGAGTGCCCTTGCTGCTGCAATGCAAGCAATTCAGAACCATGAGCGATCGCTGTCTGAATATTTGATTCCTCATTTGCTCGAAATTCCTGGAGTGACGCTCTACGGCATCACGGAGCGATCGCAATTGAACTGGCGTACGCCGACATTCGGACTTCGTATTGCTGGCTATTCTCCTGCTGAAATTGCAAAAATATTAGGCGATCGCGGTATTTTTGCCTGGAATGGAAACTTCTATGCTCTGAATCTCACTCAACGGCTCGGAATTGAGAAAAGCGGAGGACTGGTGCGAATTGGCTGCACTCACTACAACACGATAGAAGAAATTCAGCGCTTGCTGCATACGCTGCATGATGTCGCTCAGCCGAGTGTCGTAGCGTGA
- a CDS encoding 2OG-Fe dioxygenase family protein — MLNLSKLQEFIKPEADCLASYVLEMLTAIEVDKFRPSFAHLPKDPYLEGNYRFRRLSHFKIVGDRLIKLPHRRLFQSRQYNPLLGDVVREYSELDDELIQLEEFQRLVWEFFQFCQLCSTSQEIGVHQIRTTASPHQSGNPAPEGIHRDGVDVVGIFSVDRNKIEGGETHLYQSKDDKLPAFTKVLNPGELLVFRDAQYFHYTSPVNVLTNEQGTRDVFVLTCPGLFPPNEN, encoded by the coding sequence ATGCTAAATCTATCTAAACTACAAGAATTCATTAAGCCAGAGGCGGATTGTCTGGCTAGTTATGTTTTAGAGATGTTAACCGCGATCGAGGTTGATAAGTTCCGACCATCGTTCGCTCATCTTCCAAAAGATCCCTACTTAGAAGGTAACTATCGATTTAGGCGGCTCTCTCACTTCAAGATTGTAGGAGATCGATTAATCAAGTTACCTCACCGTCGGTTATTCCAGAGCAGGCAATACAATCCATTATTAGGCGACGTAGTTCGAGAGTATTCTGAGCTAGATGATGAGTTAATTCAGCTAGAAGAGTTTCAACGATTGGTTTGGGAGTTTTTCCAGTTTTGCCAACTGTGTTCGACTTCCCAAGAGATTGGAGTGCATCAGATTCGCACCACTGCATCTCCTCACCAATCTGGTAATCCTGCACCAGAGGGAATCCATCGAGATGGGGTCGATGTGGTTGGCATTTTCTCAGTCGATCGCAACAAAATCGAGGGGGGTGAAACTCATCTTTATCAATCAAAAGACGACAAGCTTCCAGCATTTACCAAAGTCTTAAATCCAGGAGAACTTCTCGTCTTTAGGGATGCTCAATACTTTCACTACACATCACCAGTCAATGTGCTTACAAATGAACAAGGAACTAGAGATGTGTTTGTTTTAACCTGCCCAGGGCTATTCCCGCCTAATGAGAATTGA